In Rutidosis leptorrhynchoides isolate AG116_Rl617_1_P2 chromosome 2, CSIRO_AGI_Rlap_v1, whole genome shotgun sequence, one genomic interval encodes:
- the LOC139888898 gene encoding uncharacterized protein gives MKILSMNIHGFCKYDKFESKINWFRRIRLSELPHVVAIQESKCAEVLESWIEHIWGSFDFGFIQKPKVGNSGGMFLIWDTTTFNVTEAVEDQYFLTVKGKWRGKNTESIIVNVYGPHNDEGKIPMWNSIENLMNYKDVEWVICGDFNEVRYASERMNCEFVDRRAARFNDFIDKMLLIEIPLIVKRFTRISDDGVKLSKLDRFLVSENFIQTWGDIYVIALDLNTSDHCPMVLRDKNTDFGPKPFRIFDSWFKNKEVEKIIVQAWSLPVTGSRGDFLFRNRLKNFKEALRSRSHHKYGSIDKEIEASKKTAL, from the coding sequence ATGAAGATCCTTTCAATGAACATTCATGGCTTTTGTAAATATGATAAATTCGAAAGCAAAATTAATTGGTTTAGACGCATCAGGCTCTCAGAATTACCTCATGTAGTAGCTATACAAGAATCGAAATGTGCAGAAGTTTTAGAAAGCTGGATAGAACACATTTGGGGTTCTTTTGATTTCGGTTTTATTCAGAAGCCGAAGGTAGGAAATTCAGGAGGCATGTTTTTAATTTGGGATACCACCACTTTCAATGTTACAGAAGCTGTTGAAGATCAGTATTTTTTGACAGTCAAAGGTAAGTGGAGAGGTAAAAACACGGAATCCATTATCGTTAATGTTTACGGCCCTCATAACGACGAAGGTAAAATCCCAATGTGGAATAGTATTGAAAATCTTATGAATTACAAAGATGTCGAATGGGTTATTTGCGGTGATTTTAACGAAGTACGCTACGCTTCTGAACGAATGAATTGTGAGTTTGTCGATAGAAGGGCCGCCAGGTTTAACGATTTCATTGATAAAATGCTTCTGATAGAAATACCTCTGATCGTGAAAAGGTTCACACGGATAAGTGACGATGGAGTCAAACTAAGCAAATTGGACAGATTCTTGGTATCGGAAAACTTTATTCAAACATGGGGAGATATTTATGTGATTGCCCTAGATCTAAACACCTCTGACCATTGTCCTATGGTGCTTCGAGACAAAAACACTGATTTCGGGCCTAAACCTTTTAGGATTTTTGATTCATGGTTCAAGAATAAGGAAGTTGAAAAAATCATTGTGCAAGCATGGAGCCTTCCGGTTACAGGCTCACGTGGGGACTTCCTTTTTCGAAATAGGTTGAAAAATTTCAAGGAAGCTCTAAGATCTCGGAGTCATCACAAATATGGTTCGATAGACAAGGAAATTGAAGCTTCGAAAAAAACTGCTCTATAG